The following proteins come from a genomic window of Finegoldia magna ATCC 29328:
- a CDS encoding helix-turn-helix transcriptional regulator has product MKNIISQLRKENKITQEELASEVGVTRQTITSIENGKYIASLPLAFKIAKFFEMKIEDIFTMEGDD; this is encoded by the coding sequence ATGAAAAATATTATTTCCCAATTAAGAAAAGAAAACAAAATTACTCAGGAAGAATTGGCGAGTGAAGTTGGAGTGACAAGACAAACTATCACATCGATAGAAAACGGAAAATATATCGCATCACTCCCACTTGCATTCAAAATAGCGAAATTTTTCGAAATGAAAATCGAAGACATATTTACAATGGAGGGGGACGATTAA
- a CDS encoding proline--tRNA ligase — protein sequence MRMNKFYMPTLREDPQDAEIASHKLLLRAGMIRKTAAGLYSYLPLGYRIVRKVENIVREEMDNYGSQEIHMPITQPREIWEESGRWKTFGPEMFKLKDRNNREFCLGPTAEEYFTDLVKGEIKSYKQLPLNIYQIQTKYRDEKRPRFGINRSREFLMQDAYTFDVNEEAMGEAYMNMWRAYEVVFNRLGLEYKIVAGDSGAMGGNSSHEFIALSDVGEGVICYSDDSDFAATDEKAYVYYQVNDENVEKLSSEKVLTPNCKTIEEVSDFLNVDAAHCLKAVDLMVEGKPVIVFIPGDRELNMSKLVSYLKCPEHEIEMMEEQDILALNSSPGFTGPIGLDCRIIIDSRVKQMKNFVVGANEENYHIKNVNYGDDFEGEIVEDLLMVQEGDIDPETKSPLKFKRGIEVGNIFQLGQKYSKSMNATFLDENGKEQFFWMGSYGIGVTRSVSAIVEQNHDDKGMIWPLVVAPYHVIITIVNTKDEEQNTLAEKLYEKLLLQGVEVLLDDRKERVGVKFNDRDLIGIPLRITVGKKAAEDIVEFSERRTLENVEMSSTEAYEKVMEIINSNLKSVGGLYR from the coding sequence ATGAGAATGAATAAATTTTATATGCCAACTTTAAGAGAGGATCCACAAGATGCAGAAATAGCAAGCCACAAGCTTCTATTAAGAGCTGGCATGATTAGAAAAACAGCAGCAGGATTGTACAGTTATTTGCCATTGGGATATCGAATTGTAAGAAAGGTAGAAAACATAGTTCGTGAAGAAATGGACAACTACGGTTCACAAGAAATTCACATGCCAATAACTCAACCTCGTGAAATCTGGGAAGAATCTGGAAGATGGAAGACATTTGGACCAGAAATGTTCAAGCTCAAAGACAGAAACAACCGTGAATTTTGCCTTGGACCAACAGCAGAAGAATATTTTACAGATTTAGTAAAAGGTGAAATCAAAAGCTACAAGCAACTTCCACTTAATATTTACCAAATCCAAACAAAATACCGTGATGAAAAAAGACCAAGATTTGGAATCAATCGTTCCAGAGAATTCTTGATGCAAGATGCTTATACATTTGATGTCAACGAAGAAGCAATGGGTGAAGCTTACATGAACATGTGGAGAGCGTATGAAGTTGTATTCAACAGACTTGGTTTGGAATACAAAATCGTAGCAGGAGACAGTGGCGCAATGGGTGGTAACAGTTCACACGAATTTATCGCATTAAGTGATGTAGGTGAAGGTGTGATTTGCTACAGCGATGACAGTGATTTCGCAGCAACAGACGAAAAAGCATACGTCTACTATCAAGTAAACGATGAAAATGTAGAAAAACTTTCATCAGAAAAAGTCCTCACACCAAACTGCAAAACAATTGAAGAAGTAAGTGATTTCTTGAATGTTGACGCAGCACATTGTTTGAAGGCTGTGGATTTGATGGTAGAAGGAAAACCTGTAATAGTGTTCATACCAGGAGATCGTGAACTTAACATGTCCAAACTTGTAAGTTATCTGAAATGTCCAGAACACGAAATCGAAATGATGGAAGAACAAGACATCTTGGCATTGAACAGTTCACCAGGATTTACAGGCCCAATAGGATTAGATTGTAGAATCATAATCGATTCAAGAGTTAAGCAAATGAAAAACTTCGTCGTTGGAGCGAATGAAGAAAACTATCACATCAAAAATGTAAACTATGGAGATGATTTCGAAGGAGAAATCGTGGAAGATTTGTTGATGGTACAAGAAGGAGATATCGATCCTGAAACAAAATCTCCATTGAAATTCAAAAGAGGAATCGAAGTTGGAAATATCTTCCAATTGGGACAAAAATATTCCAAGAGCATGAACGCTACATTCCTTGATGAAAATGGAAAAGAACAATTCTTCTGGATGGGATCATACGGAATCGGCGTAACAAGAAGTGTCAGCGCAATTGTAGAACAAAACCACGACGACAAGGGAATGATTTGGCCATTAGTTGTAGCTCCATATCATGTGATCATCACAATTGTTAACACAAAAGATGAAGAACAAAACACTCTTGCAGAAAAACTTTATGAAAAATTACTTCTTCAAGGAGTAGAAGTTCTACTTGATGATAGAAAAGAAAGAGTAGGAGTAAAATTCAACGACCGTGATTTGATAGGAATTCCACTAAGAATAACAGTCGGTAAGAAAGCTGCTGAAGATATCGTAGAATTTTCTGAAAGAAGAACGCTTGAAAATGTAGAAATGTCATCAACAGAAGCTTACGAGAAAGTAATGGAAATCATCAACTCCAACTTGAAATCAGTTGGTGGATTATACAGATAA
- a CDS encoding efflux RND transporter permease subunit — MKKFSEFIANHPKLVLLVMTLLLIPSIIGYKATNINYDILSYLPTDLKSTQGQSILDKDFKNAATGMLILEGSDNDAEKLREQVQKIDGVEDVISKTSIIGPTVPNEFLPDDIRDVFYAKDSTLMMVKFSESSSSMRTMKAIEQIKKIESKQKYLSGISALVKDTKDLIDKETPIYVMLAVALGLVVLSLTNESTVIPFVFMLNIGYAVIYNFGTNIFLGQISYITKAIAAVLQLAVTMDYSIFLYHRYAAEKKKRDSHAKAMAKAIEATFSSLFSSSLTTFAGFLVLILMRLSLGKDIGLVMSKGVFIGLLSTLIVLPPMLLLTEKAVDKYNHKVLLPEFNKLPNFVVDKRKVLAMVFVVLFIPAIYGSVNTKLYYNLDRSLPQDLDSIVSLNKMKKDYNMASTHFIVVKDNLSNTAMNSMIDELKHIDGINSVVGTSSITGVTIPATFLPDKLRDNFVKNGYEMIMVNSKYQTASEEVNKQITQMRDVIAKHDKDGYLTGEAVLTDDLTDISDQDFKMVNIASLIAVFIIIAISFKSFGIPVVLIAAIELAIQINMAIPFYFNQTIPFITSIVIGVIQLGSTIDYSILMTDRFLYEYRKSKDLNGSLKTSVKETSKSIVTSALSFMAATIGVGIYSKMEIVSTICTLLARGAIISMLVIIILLPAILSVTFPFIKKTTKNLA, encoded by the coding sequence ATGAAGAAATTTTCAGAATTTATAGCTAATCATCCCAAGCTAGTGCTTTTGGTTATGACTTTGTTGTTGATTCCATCAATAATTGGTTACAAGGCGACAAATATCAATTACGATATTTTATCTTATTTGCCAACTGATTTGAAATCAACACAAGGTCAATCTATTTTGGATAAAGATTTCAAAAACGCAGCTACTGGGATGTTGATTTTAGAAGGCAGCGACAATGATGCCGAGAAATTGAGAGAACAAGTGCAAAAAATCGACGGGGTTGAGGATGTTATATCTAAGACTTCGATTATTGGGCCAACTGTTCCCAACGAATTTTTGCCAGATGATATTAGAGATGTGTTCTACGCAAAAGATAGTACGTTGATGATGGTTAAATTTAGCGAATCCTCATCTTCAATGAGAACTATGAAGGCAATCGAACAAATCAAAAAAATCGAATCGAAACAAAAATATTTGAGCGGAATTAGTGCTCTTGTAAAAGATACGAAGGATTTGATTGACAAGGAAACGCCGATTTATGTAATGTTGGCTGTGGCACTTGGACTTGTGGTGTTAAGCTTGACGAATGAATCGACTGTAATTCCATTCGTGTTTATGTTGAATATAGGATATGCAGTTATTTATAATTTTGGGACTAATATATTTTTGGGACAAATATCCTACATTACCAAGGCAATCGCAGCAGTGTTGCAACTTGCTGTAACGATGGACTATTCGATTTTCTTGTATCACAGATATGCAGCGGAAAAGAAAAAGAGAGATTCACACGCAAAGGCAATGGCGAAAGCAATTGAAGCGACATTCTCATCTCTTTTCTCATCTTCACTTACAACTTTTGCAGGATTCTTGGTTTTAATATTGATGAGATTGTCTTTGGGTAAAGACATTGGACTTGTAATGAGCAAAGGGGTCTTCATCGGACTTTTATCTACTTTGATTGTTCTTCCACCAATGCTACTTCTTACAGAAAAAGCTGTGGACAAATACAATCACAAGGTATTACTTCCAGAATTTAACAAATTACCAAATTTCGTCGTAGACAAGAGAAAAGTGTTGGCAATGGTATTTGTAGTGTTATTTATTCCAGCGATTTATGGATCTGTAAACACAAAATTATACTACAATTTGGATAGATCATTGCCACAAGATTTGGACTCCATTGTATCTCTTAATAAAATGAAAAAAGACTACAACATGGCAAGTACTCATTTTATCGTCGTAAAAGACAATTTATCTAACACTGCTATGAATTCTATGATTGATGAACTAAAACATATCGACGGAATAAATTCAGTTGTTGGAACAAGTTCGATTACTGGAGTTACAATTCCTGCAACATTCTTACCAGATAAACTCAGAGATAATTTCGTAAAAAACGGCTACGAAATGATTATGGTTAATTCAAAATACCAAACAGCATCTGAAGAGGTGAACAAACAAATCACACAAATGCGTGATGTAATTGCAAAACACGACAAGGACGGATATTTGACAGGCGAAGCTGTTCTTACAGACGATTTGACAGATATTTCTGACCAAGATTTCAAGATGGTTAACATAGCATCATTAATTGCAGTATTCATAATCATCGCAATATCGTTCAAATCATTTGGAATTCCAGTTGTATTGATAGCAGCCATAGAACTTGCAATTCAAATCAACATGGCAATCCCATTCTACTTCAATCAAACAATTCCGTTTATCACATCAATAGTAATCGGCGTAATCCAACTGGGATCTACGATAGATTATTCTATATTAATGACGGACAGATTCTTGTACGAATATCGAAAGAGTAAAGATTTAAATGGTTCGTTGAAAACATCAGTAAAAGAAACTTCCAAATCAATTGTTACAAGTGCCTTATCATTCATGGCAGCTACAATTGGCGTAGGAATTTATTCAAAAATGGAAATAGTATCCACAATATGTACGTTACTTGCTAGGGGAGCAATCATCAGTATGCTTGTAATTATCATATTACTTCCAGCAATATTGAGCGTTACATTCCCATTTATCAAGAAAACAACTAAAAATTTAGCGTAA